The following coding sequences lie in one Corynebacterium anserum genomic window:
- a CDS encoding FecCD family ABC transporter permease codes for MSSIRKRRVWGLAALLVALFLACTASMALGSRPISPTFLISFFRGDATFPSPEYSTIVEHRIPRTLIGLLIGLATGSAGAVIQGHTRNPLADPGLLGTSSGAAFAVVIAITYLGVHGVHGMAIAALLGALGATIITFLVASVGKEHAHPLTLILVGAALSAALSSFTTMIVLSDAVTLDTMRLWTVSSLEGRDMPIFWGILPFILIGLVLAVGNAPQINMLNLGDDTASALGVHTSMARFVGISSIAILVGASTAAAGPIAFIGLMVPHIARTLTGPDYRWVLPYSAIAGATLLLTADVIGRVIIRPAELHMGIMLAIIGAPLCLSVLWNRKRWSL; via the coding sequence ATGTCCTCGATCCGTAAACGTCGCGTATGGGGACTCGCTGCCCTTCTCGTCGCACTCTTCCTCGCCTGCACCGCAAGTATGGCTTTGGGATCACGACCAATAAGCCCCACATTCCTCATCTCTTTTTTTCGTGGCGACGCCACCTTCCCGTCCCCCGAATATTCCACCATCGTCGAACACCGTATCCCGCGTACTCTCATCGGTTTACTCATTGGACTGGCCACAGGCTCAGCTGGTGCTGTCATCCAGGGACACACCAGAAATCCCCTTGCCGATCCAGGTCTGCTCGGCACCTCCTCTGGGGCAGCGTTCGCAGTCGTCATCGCCATCACATATCTCGGAGTACACGGCGTGCACGGCATGGCTATCGCAGCATTACTCGGGGCATTAGGAGCCACTATCATTACATTCTTGGTGGCGTCGGTGGGAAAAGAGCACGCCCACCCACTGACCTTAATCTTGGTTGGAGCGGCGCTCAGCGCAGCACTTTCATCCTTCACCACAATGATCGTCCTCTCGGACGCGGTAACCCTCGACACCATGCGTTTGTGGACTGTAAGCAGCCTCGAAGGGCGTGACATGCCCATTTTCTGGGGCATACTGCCCTTTATCCTGATTGGACTAGTTCTCGCTGTCGGGAACGCTCCCCAGATCAACATGCTGAACCTAGGTGATGACACCGCCAGCGCCCTCGGCGTACACACCAGCATGGCCCGTTTTGTGGGAATCAGTAGTATCGCGATTCTCGTGGGGGCTTCCACCGCCGCAGCAGGACCTATCGCCTTTATTGGACTCATGGTTCCACATATCGCCCGTACCCTCACAGGACCTGATTACCGCTGGGTTCTGCCTTACTCCGCGATCGCAGGAGCCACTCTACTGCTCACGGCAGACGTCATCGGCCGTGTGATCATCCGCCCTGCTGAACTGCACATGGGCATCATGCTAGCGATAATTGGTGCACCGTTGTGCCTCTCCGTGCTATGGAATAGAAAAAGGTGGTCGCTGTGA
- the rplX gene encoding 50S ribosomal protein L24 yields the protein MKIRKGDTVIVISGPDKGAKGKVIEAYPKRDKVLVEGVNRIKKHVANSAPERGAESGGIVTQEAPIHVSNVMVVDSDGNPTRIGYRFDENGKKIRVSKRNGKDI from the coding sequence ATGAAGATCCGTAAGGGCGACACCGTTATCGTCATTTCCGGCCCAGACAAAGGCGCGAAGGGTAAGGTCATCGAGGCTTATCCGAAGCGTGACAAAGTTCTGGTCGAAGGCGTAAACCGCATTAAGAAGCACGTTGCTAACTCCGCTCCAGAGCGTGGCGCCGAGTCCGGCGGCATTGTCACCCAGGAGGCACCCATCCACGTTTCCAACGTGATGGTCGTGGACTCCGACGGTAACCCAACCCGTATCGGCTACCGCTTTGATGAGAACGGCAAGAAGATCCGCGTCTCCAAGCGCAACGGGAAGGACATCTAA
- the rplF gene encoding 50S ribosomal protein L6 — MSRIGKAPVTVPSGVTVTINGQNVEVKGPKGTLSQEIPAPIAVAQEDNEIVVTRPDDHRKSRSLHGLSRSLINNMVEGVTKGYVIKMEIFGVGYRVQLKGKNLEFALGYSHPILIEAPEGVTFAVDGNTKFSIEGINKQQVGQIAANIRRLRKDDPYKGKGIRYEGEQIRRKDGKTGK, encoded by the coding sequence ATGTCTCGTATTGGCAAGGCACCGGTGACCGTTCCTTCTGGCGTCACCGTCACTATCAACGGCCAGAACGTTGAGGTTAAGGGCCCTAAGGGAACCCTGTCTCAAGAGATCCCTGCACCGATCGCTGTTGCGCAGGAGGACAACGAAATCGTTGTCACCCGTCCGGATGATCACCGCAAGAGCCGTTCTCTGCATGGCCTCTCCCGCTCTCTGATCAACAACATGGTCGAGGGTGTCACCAAAGGCTACGTCATCAAAATGGAAATCTTTGGTGTTGGTTACCGTGTGCAGCTCAAAGGCAAGAACCTTGAGTTCGCGTTGGGTTACTCCCACCCGATTCTCATCGAAGCCCCAGAGGGCGTAACTTTTGCCGTGGATGGCAACACCAAGTTCTCCATCGAAGGCATCAACAAGCAGCAGGTTGGACAGATCGCCGCCAACATCCGCCGACTGCGGAAGGATGACCCATACAAGGGTAAGGGCATCCGCTATGAAGGCGAGCAGATCCGTCGCAAGGATGGAAAGACGGGTAAGTAA
- a CDS encoding siderophore-interacting protein: protein MAPPPLTLGAISASPTQRATFADHQLTLTPSAPEHRIIRATVCSVSAPAEHLRRISVEAPEFVDFQLTGPDEFFGLFIPPHRGTPLCLPEETSGTNIRAVVAAMPDDQRPSLRWYTIRTADPARGRITFDVVTHGVVDPTAVHNGPGLTWVLDARIGDDVGIWTCHGLWHRGCNSQTLIADPSSAPSARAILEYAEAFAPEQLHEMHLLVIAESYRDLEPFLIADWEHKLGTLELIFSPATEFADTTVSFLRQLDHVHHPATQSRYVWVAGEGTLCKEIRRYAITQWGLPSDAVQWCPYWFLGRARP, encoded by the coding sequence ATGGCACCTCCACCTCTTACTCTCGGCGCAATCAGCGCCAGCCCCACCCAACGCGCCACGTTCGCCGACCACCAGCTCACGCTCACCCCCTCCGCCCCAGAGCACCGCATCATCCGAGCCACCGTGTGCAGCGTTTCCGCACCGGCGGAGCATCTTCGCCGCATCAGCGTTGAAGCACCCGAATTCGTCGATTTTCAGCTAACCGGCCCCGATGAATTCTTCGGACTATTCATCCCACCCCACCGTGGCACTCCTCTCTGCCTACCGGAGGAGACCAGCGGTACCAATATCCGAGCGGTTGTCGCCGCCATGCCGGACGACCAGCGTCCATCACTGCGTTGGTACACCATTAGGACAGCAGACCCGGCGCGCGGCCGAATCACCTTCGACGTGGTCACTCATGGCGTCGTAGATCCCACGGCAGTACACAACGGACCAGGACTGACTTGGGTACTCGACGCACGCATCGGCGACGACGTCGGTATTTGGACCTGCCACGGGCTTTGGCACCGAGGTTGCAATTCCCAGACGCTCATTGCGGATCCCTCCTCCGCTCCGTCGGCACGGGCGATCCTCGAATACGCGGAGGCTTTCGCGCCGGAGCAGCTGCACGAAATGCACCTCCTTGTTATCGCCGAGAGTTACCGCGACCTCGAGCCATTCCTCATCGCCGACTGGGAGCACAAACTAGGCACCCTGGAACTGATCTTCAGCCCGGCCACAGAATTCGCCGACACCACCGTCTCCTTCCTGCGGCAACTAGACCACGTCCACCACCCCGCGACCCAATCTCGTTACGTCTGGGTCGCTGGCGAGGGAACACTGTGTAAAGAGATACGACGTTACGCGATCACTCAGTGGGGACTACCTAGCGACGCCGTGCAATGGTGCCCCTACTGGTTCCTCGGCAGAGCACGACCATGA
- a CDS encoding ABC transporter ATP-binding protein, with translation MISVTDLTVGYSTGVPVIRDLCLDIPEGKITTIIGPNGCGKSTLLRAMARIIPHTNGQVRLNGVDISKIGRKELAKKLAVLPQSPTAPEGILVSDLVARGRFPHQSWYAQWSSTDEKEVIRALELTNTSHLAHRHLDELSGGQRQSVWLSMVLAQNTDIVFLDEPTTHLDLANAVEVLELIRSLNNDAGRTIVMVLHDLNLACRYSDHLVVLSDGSLIAHGDPHSVVSPDMLERAFGLSAKIIPDPLTGGPLIIPYPCRI, from the coding sequence ATGATCAGTGTCACAGACTTAACAGTTGGTTATAGCACCGGCGTACCGGTAATCAGAGATCTCTGCCTCGATATCCCGGAAGGGAAAATAACGACCATCATCGGTCCCAACGGGTGCGGCAAATCGACATTACTGCGCGCCATGGCTCGCATCATTCCCCACACTAACGGCCAAGTCAGGCTCAATGGCGTCGATATATCAAAGATAGGCCGAAAAGAACTCGCCAAAAAGTTGGCTGTCCTACCTCAATCCCCCACAGCACCCGAAGGGATACTCGTCAGTGATCTCGTCGCCCGAGGGCGTTTTCCCCATCAATCGTGGTATGCGCAATGGTCTTCCACAGATGAGAAAGAAGTAATCCGTGCACTAGAACTCACCAACACATCGCACCTGGCACATCGACACCTTGATGAGCTCTCCGGCGGCCAACGTCAAAGCGTATGGCTTTCCATGGTTCTTGCTCAAAACACAGACATCGTCTTTCTCGACGAACCAACGACACACTTGGATCTCGCGAATGCGGTGGAAGTCCTGGAATTAATTCGCTCCCTCAACAACGATGCAGGCCGCACGATAGTCATGGTGCTGCACGATCTCAACCTGGCCTGCCGGTATAGCGACCACCTTGTTGTTCTATCTGACGGCTCACTCATTGCGCACGGAGACCCACACAGCGTCGTGTCACCAGACATGTTAGAACGCGCATTCGGACTCTCTGCAAAGATTATTCCGGATCCACTGACGGGCGGCCCACTTATCATCCCCTACCCTTGCAGAATATAA
- a CDS encoding ABC transporter ATP-binding protein, whose amino-acid sequence MIVRVDHVTVGYADGPNIVKDVSFSAEPGQVTTLLGPNGCGKSTLLKTLSRLLTPAQGRVHVGDKEIHAMTAREAAQRVALLPQHPLCPPGLTVAELVERGRHPYRKALWSGAGVASKDKKIIWEAMEKTATDHLAARDVAELSGGQRQRVWMAMVLAQDTPVVLLDEPTTYLDPAHAMEILGIVRELAQQGKTVVAVLHDLGLAGVFSDTMIVVKDGRKLAEGSPREALTEEVLRDAYGLRAEVWEDPRGHSPIIVPRGVV is encoded by the coding sequence ATGATTGTTCGCGTCGACCACGTGACGGTGGGTTACGCCGATGGCCCGAATATCGTCAAAGACGTTTCCTTTAGCGCTGAACCGGGGCAGGTGACGACCCTCCTTGGACCGAACGGATGTGGAAAGTCTACTCTTCTCAAAACTCTTTCGCGCCTTCTCACTCCTGCACAAGGGAGGGTGCATGTGGGTGACAAAGAGATTCATGCGATGACCGCTCGTGAAGCAGCACAGCGCGTCGCACTGCTCCCGCAGCATCCTCTATGCCCGCCGGGATTGACTGTCGCGGAACTAGTCGAGCGCGGACGCCATCCTTACCGAAAAGCCTTGTGGAGTGGTGCTGGGGTGGCGTCGAAGGACAAAAAGATCATCTGGGAAGCGATGGAGAAAACAGCGACTGATCACCTGGCCGCGCGGGACGTGGCCGAACTGTCGGGAGGGCAAAGGCAGCGTGTATGGATGGCAATGGTGCTTGCCCAGGACACCCCGGTGGTGCTACTTGACGAACCGACGACGTATCTGGATCCAGCGCACGCGATGGAAATTCTCGGCATCGTGAGGGAATTGGCACAGCAAGGGAAGACGGTCGTCGCTGTGCTGCATGACCTTGGTCTCGCCGGGGTGTTCAGTGACACGATGATCGTCGTGAAAGATGGGCGGAAGCTCGCAGAGGGCAGTCCACGTGAAGCGCTTACCGAGGAGGTTCTACGTGATGCCTATGGTTTGCGGGCAGAGGTGTGGGAAGATCCGCGTGGACATTCGCCAATTATCGTTCCGCGGGGCGTCGTTTAG
- the rplE gene encoding 50S ribosomal protein L5: protein MSENYTPRLKSQYRAEIREKLNAEFNYDNVMQIPGITKIVVNMGVGDAARDSKLINGAIEDLTLITGQKPQIRTAKKAIANFKLREGMPIGARVTLRGDRMWEFLDRLLTVALPRIRDFRGLSDQQFDGHGNYTFGLSEQTMFYEIDVDKVDRPRGMNITVVTTATNDDEGRALLRELGFPFKKGNAE, encoded by the coding sequence ATGAGCGAAAACTACACTCCACGCCTGAAGTCCCAGTACCGTGCTGAGATCCGCGAGAAGCTCAATGCCGAGTTTAACTACGACAACGTCATGCAGATCCCTGGCATCACAAAGATTGTGGTCAACATGGGTGTCGGTGATGCTGCACGCGATTCCAAGCTGATTAACGGTGCTATCGAGGATCTCACCCTGATTACTGGTCAGAAGCCACAGATCCGTACCGCTAAGAAGGCTATTGCGAACTTCAAACTGCGTGAAGGCATGCCAATCGGTGCGCGCGTGACCTTGCGTGGCGACCGTATGTGGGAGTTCCTGGACCGTCTGCTAACCGTCGCACTGCCGCGTATTCGCGACTTCCGTGGTCTTTCTGATCAGCAGTTCGATGGCCATGGCAACTACACCTTCGGCCTGAGTGAACAGACCATGTTCTACGAAATCGACGTAGACAAGGTTGATCGTCCACGTGGTATGAACATCACCGTCGTGACGACCGCGACCAACGATGATGAAGGCCGTGCTTTGCTCCGCGAATTGGGCTTCCCATTCAAGAAGGGAAACGCTGAGTAG
- the rplO gene encoding 50S ribosomal protein L15, with amino-acid sequence MSDPIKLHDLRPSKGANKAKTRVGRGEASKGKTAGRGTKGTKARKQVSAAFEGGQMPLHMRLPKLKGFKNPAKVVYQVVNVSDLEKAFPNGGDVAVADIVAAGLVRAKQPVKVLGDGEISVKLNITANKFSKSAKEKIENAGGTTTEA; translated from the coding sequence ATGAGCGATCCAATTAAGCTTCACGACCTCCGTCCATCCAAGGGTGCAAACAAGGCCAAGACCCGAGTGGGTCGTGGTGAGGCATCCAAGGGTAAGACCGCCGGTCGTGGTACCAAGGGCACGAAGGCTCGCAAGCAGGTTTCCGCAGCGTTTGAGGGTGGCCAGATGCCGCTTCACATGCGCCTGCCGAAGCTGAAGGGTTTCAAGAACCCTGCGAAGGTTGTTTACCAGGTTGTGAACGTCTCCGACCTGGAAAAGGCTTTCCCTAACGGTGGGGATGTTGCTGTTGCAGACATCGTTGCCGCTGGCCTGGTTCGCGCTAAGCAGCCAGTAAAGGTGTTGGGCGACGGTGAGATCAGCGTGAAGCTGAACATCACCGCAAATAAGTTCTCGAAGTCCGCGAAGGAGAAGATCGAGAACGCGGGTGGCACCACCACCGAAGCCTAA
- the rplR gene encoding 50S ribosomal protein L18, with protein MSNNASNKEGQRLPVGKDISTRRRVARARRHFRIRKNLSGTPEAPRLVVHRSSRHMHAQVIDDVAGHTLVAASTMEPEVRSLEGDKKARGAKVGQLIAERAKAAGIESVVFDRAGYKYHGRVAALADAAREGGLKF; from the coding sequence ATGAGCAACAACGCATCCAACAAGGAAGGCCAGCGTCTGCCAGTGGGCAAGGATATTTCCACTCGCCGTCGCGTGGCACGTGCACGTCGTCACTTCCGCATCCGCAAGAATCTGTCCGGTACTCCCGAGGCACCACGCCTCGTTGTGCACCGTTCTTCTCGTCACATGCACGCTCAGGTTATCGACGATGTTGCAGGCCACACCCTGGTCGCAGCATCCACGATGGAACCAGAAGTGCGTTCCCTCGAAGGTGACAAGAAAGCTCGCGGTGCTAAGGTAGGCCAGTTGATCGCCGAGCGCGCTAAGGCAGCCGGTATCGAGTCTGTGGTCTTTGACCGCGCTGGCTACAAGTACCATGGCCGCGTCGCCGCTCTGGCTGACGCTGCCCGCGAAGGTGGTCTGAAGTTCTAA
- a CDS encoding ABC transporter substrate-binding protein, with the protein MLTNKGIVAGIVAAVLPVSLAACASNESEKVAGSPSSSGHERPAAPPAHAKPIKASLDITDAHGAKVTLDHIPDRVVCLTGICDDLLISLGKKPVATTSPELLKDKHFLGPEEGSKIPVIKGGFGSEDVGDIASYKPDLVIGLKGVHDGLTAGVEKIAPLWNMQVDSVEDSVDYLRDMAALLDKTAEGEKEENAFYDALRQARQTADEKNLLQTKVVSMYTSSSGTGVNTRNELLGELLANVYAYPWDGKSDDPMQAGQYSVEEILKVNPQIAFVQSFVFAPGDKTLTEQWKDNPVWKQVDAVKNNKVHEVNVGVWAEGRGPRSLSVVLEQALDASR; encoded by the coding sequence ATGCTTACCAATAAGGGTATTGTGGCCGGAATTGTTGCGGCAGTGCTCCCTGTATCCCTAGCTGCCTGTGCCTCGAACGAATCAGAAAAAGTGGCTGGTAGCCCCAGCTCATCCGGCCATGAGCGTCCTGCAGCCCCGCCTGCGCATGCGAAACCCATCAAAGCATCACTCGATATCACTGACGCACACGGCGCAAAGGTCACGCTGGATCACATCCCCGACCGCGTTGTGTGCTTGACCGGTATCTGTGATGATCTGTTGATCTCCTTGGGTAAGAAACCGGTGGCCACTACCAGCCCAGAACTTCTGAAAGACAAGCACTTCCTAGGCCCAGAAGAAGGCTCAAAAATCCCCGTAATCAAAGGCGGTTTCGGCTCTGAAGACGTGGGAGACATAGCTTCCTATAAACCGGATCTCGTAATAGGCCTCAAGGGAGTCCACGATGGCCTCACCGCTGGCGTCGAAAAGATTGCTCCACTATGGAATATGCAAGTGGACAGTGTTGAAGACTCCGTAGACTACTTGCGGGACATGGCTGCGCTTCTGGATAAAACCGCCGAGGGAGAGAAGGAAGAAAACGCGTTTTACGACGCCCTACGTCAAGCCCGCCAGACTGCGGATGAGAAGAACTTGTTACAAACCAAGGTCGTCTCCATGTACACCTCATCATCCGGCACGGGTGTCAATACACGTAACGAGCTGCTCGGAGAGCTGCTCGCCAATGTCTACGCCTATCCCTGGGATGGGAAGAGCGATGACCCGATGCAAGCTGGCCAGTACTCCGTGGAGGAAATTCTCAAGGTCAATCCACAAATCGCATTTGTCCAATCATTCGTCTTCGCACCCGGTGACAAAACACTCACCGAACAATGGAAAGACAACCCAGTGTGGAAGCAGGTCGACGCCGTGAAGAATAACAAGGTTCATGAAGTCAACGTCGGCGTATGGGCAGAAGGCCGCGG
- the rplN gene encoding 50S ribosomal protein L14, giving the protein MIQQESRLRVADNTGAREILVIRVLGGSTKRFAGIGDVVVATVKEAAPGGTVKAGEVIKAVIVRAKKETRRPDGSYIKFDENAAVIIKANDNDPRGTRIFGPVARELREKKFMKIVSLAPEVL; this is encoded by the coding sequence GTGATTCAACAGGAATCGCGCCTGCGAGTAGCCGATAACACCGGTGCCCGAGAGATTCTGGTCATCCGCGTGCTCGGCGGCTCCACTAAGCGCTTCGCTGGTATCGGTGATGTCGTCGTCGCAACCGTCAAGGAAGCTGCTCCAGGTGGCACCGTCAAGGCGGGCGAGGTCATCAAGGCCGTGATCGTTCGGGCAAAGAAGGAAACCCGTCGTCCAGACGGCTCCTACATCAAGTTCGACGAGAATGCAGCCGTCATTATCAAGGCAAATGACAACGACCCACGCGGTACCCGTATCTTCGGCCCAGTGGCTCGTGAACTTCGTGAAAAGAAGTTCATGAAGATCGTTTCTCTTGCTCCGGAGGTGCTCTAA
- a CDS encoding FecCD family ABC transporter permease, protein MSTGQDSAEHALQARAPRTSALRAGTPHTRVPHSGHTSLRWGRISFAFRARAAFAAGALATATFLLFAICLAHGDYPIPLTRVLSVIFTPGGDSVEHLVILHWRMPRALSGVMVGAALGLAGAITQTLTRNSLASPDILGITIGASAGAVSVIVASGGATTGILAWFAGQGIAFSALCGALLTSILVWALSSRYGVDPIRLILTGLIISALLGSYINYLLTTAKIQDVARAQFWLSGSLGLATWDRLLPVTIVVIMSIPTLAWVAFTLRATLMGRTIATALGQNIHTAQFTLLALAVTLTAASVAAAGPIGFIAFVAPQLAQRLSATVSPPLISSLFMGSFLLLTADLATQTILPPTASVGLTTTAFGSIFLIYLLIRVQRKETDNQ, encoded by the coding sequence GTGAGCACTGGCCAGGACTCAGCCGAGCACGCACTACAAGCCCGCGCACCTCGCACGAGCGCACTACGCGCCGGTACGCCCCACACGCGTGTACCACACAGTGGACACACCTCCCTACGCTGGGGAAGAATCTCTTTCGCCTTTCGAGCCCGCGCAGCCTTTGCCGCCGGCGCTTTAGCGACCGCTACCTTCCTGCTTTTTGCCATCTGCCTCGCACACGGCGACTATCCCATCCCCCTAACTCGTGTTCTCAGTGTTATTTTTACCCCGGGCGGGGACAGCGTAGAACATCTCGTCATCCTTCATTGGCGTATGCCTCGAGCACTGTCCGGAGTCATGGTCGGGGCAGCTCTCGGGCTGGCAGGCGCGATAACCCAAACCCTCACCCGCAACTCGCTTGCCAGCCCCGACATTCTCGGTATAACCATCGGAGCCTCAGCGGGAGCTGTGAGCGTTATAGTTGCCAGCGGAGGCGCCACCACCGGCATACTAGCTTGGTTCGCAGGGCAAGGCATTGCGTTCTCAGCATTATGCGGGGCACTGCTCACATCAATTCTTGTCTGGGCTCTGTCTTCTCGCTACGGGGTGGATCCAATCCGCCTGATACTGACCGGCCTCATCATTTCGGCGCTGTTGGGTTCTTACATCAACTACCTGCTGACTACCGCCAAAATTCAGGACGTTGCGAGAGCTCAATTCTGGTTATCTGGGTCCCTGGGTTTGGCGACATGGGATCGCCTGCTTCCCGTCACCATCGTCGTTATCATGAGCATTCCCACCCTGGCATGGGTCGCTTTTACACTGCGAGCCACGCTCATGGGGCGCACCATCGCTACCGCGCTGGGGCAAAACATTCATACTGCACAATTCACGTTGTTGGCTCTCGCAGTTACTCTCACTGCAGCGTCCGTCGCAGCAGCTGGCCCCATAGGCTTCATCGCATTCGTCGCACCTCAATTAGCACAACGTCTCAGCGCCACAGTTTCCCCGCCGCTTATCAGCTCATTATTTATGGGATCTTTTCTTCTATTAACCGCCGATCTCGCAACGCAAACAATACTGCCCCCTACTGCCTCAGTCGGACTCACAACCACTGCGTTCGGCAGTATTTTCCTCATCTACCTGCTCATACGCGTACAGCGAAAAGAGACAGACAACCAATGA
- the rpsE gene encoding 30S ribosomal protein S5 — translation MSGRERNGGRSAENNDNNRNDRGGRNERRNDRRNQQQDERNQYIERVVTINRVSKVVKGGRRFSFTALVIVGDGQGMVGVGYGKAKEVPAAIQKGAEEARKNFFRVPMINGTITHPVQGEAAAGIVMMKPAAPGTGVIAGGAARPVLECAGVQDILAKSLGSDNAINVVHATVDGLKQLVRPEEVAARRGKSLEEVAPAAMLRARAAGQGA, via the coding sequence ATGTCGGGACGTGAACGTAACGGCGGACGCTCCGCCGAGAACAACGACAACAACCGCAACGACCGCGGCGGACGCAACGAGCGCCGCAACGATCGTCGCAACCAGCAGCAGGACGAGCGCAACCAGTACATCGAGCGCGTGGTGACCATCAACCGCGTGTCCAAGGTTGTTAAAGGTGGTCGTCGCTTTAGCTTCACCGCATTGGTTATCGTTGGCGATGGCCAGGGCATGGTGGGCGTAGGCTACGGCAAGGCCAAGGAAGTACCTGCCGCTATCCAGAAGGGCGCAGAGGAAGCGCGTAAGAACTTCTTCCGCGTACCAATGATCAACGGCACTATTACTCACCCAGTTCAGGGCGAAGCAGCTGCCGGTATCGTCATGATGAAGCCTGCTGCTCCAGGTACCGGTGTCATCGCCGGTGGTGCTGCCCGTCCAGTGCTCGAATGCGCTGGCGTTCAGGACATTCTGGCGAAGTCTCTGGGCTCTGACAATGCAATCAACGTCGTCCACGCAACGGTGGACGGACTGAAGCAGCTCGTACGCCCTGAAGAGGTAGCCGCTCGTCGCGGTAAGTCTCTTGAAGAGGTAGCTCCAGCAGCTATGCTGCGTGCCCGTGCTGCAGGACAGGGGGCATAA
- the rpsH gene encoding 30S ribosomal protein S8, producing the protein MTMTDPIADMLSRVRNANNAFHDSVSMPSSKIKANIAEILKKEGYIADYSVNEEKVGKTLEITLKYGPSRERSIAGVRRVSKPGLRVYAKSNNLPKVLGGLGVAIISTSHGLLTDREATNKGVGGEVLAYVW; encoded by the coding sequence ATGACCATGACTGATCCGATCGCGGACATGCTGTCCCGCGTGAGGAACGCAAATAATGCGTTCCATGATTCCGTCTCCATGCCTTCTTCCAAGATCAAGGCGAACATCGCAGAGATCCTTAAGAAGGAAGGCTACATCGCTGATTACTCCGTGAACGAGGAGAAGGTCGGCAAGACCCTGGAGATCACTTTGAAGTACGGCCCATCTCGCGAGCGTTCCATCGCTGGCGTGCGTCGTGTTTCTAAGCCAGGTCTGCGTGTTTACGCAAAGTCCAACAATCTGCCAAAGGTTCTGGGTGGCTTGGGCGTGGCCATTATTTCCACGTCCCACGGGCTGCTGACTGACCGTGAGGCCACAAATAAGGGCGTGGGCGGCGAAGTCCTCGCTTACGTCTGGTAA
- the rpmD gene encoding 50S ribosomal protein L30: MALKITQLKGTVGTKKNQRDSLRSLGLKRIGQEVVREDTPVVRGMINAVRHMVKVEEVAGE; this comes from the coding sequence ATGGCTCTGAAGATTACCCAATTGAAGGGCACCGTCGGAACCAAGAAGAACCAGCGTGATTCGCTGCGTTCCCTCGGCCTGAAGCGCATCGGCCAGGAAGTTGTTCGTGAGGACACTCCCGTCGTACGCGGCATGATCAACGCCGTGCGCCACATGGTCAAGGTCGAAGAAGTGGCAGGAGAGTAA